A region of Leishmania donovani BPK282A1 complete genome, chromosome 7 DNA encodes the following proteins:
- a CDS encoding ubiquitin activating E1 enzyme, putative, with the protein MSAVSGKPHLTFSDLQLSIDVGFWEQLRQLKLTEWRLEEPHAALAGVIRANVSDRVFLSPANLVHLSAGSLHPSTLAQAAAENAADVVSVQVQGTVRSFNFAEELNALNLRNALISIAAKTLLGPAVALYASAEEEADAWGNMPFATLCMFTYIDAKAYRFFHWEAFPCTAIESAVLVDRLVLGASPALPFSAEAAQAMHRHGISLLRQKPERACNPFLAVCANDSVEFISFSPTAFVTATAAKGDSVVVCLFDFSDAVGSVSLPVRNVITCLRLAVPSLNTLRLYALRSGGTEKSVFVKLAFDALEESLVTSLRERLTGASFADLTRVQWKEEFPSLKASGWRKKKIESLDLGAFVNPVQRADSDSRFNLELMKWRVLPSLALDQIARCKALLLGTGTLGCNVARNLLMWGVRNLTLVDRGRVSFSNLARQSLFTFEAAKDGKTKVDAAAEAVRAIIPSAVVRPVPLTIHMPGHRIDEANADKALGEIRRLEELIAESDVVFLLTDSREARWVPTIIAAATGTPVINVALGFDTYVVMRHGVPAQTSRSNAVGEDDCRDTLHTPLGCYFCSDIIAPTDSLSFRALDEQCTVTRPAVSSIASAIAVELLAELYQHPSGFRCPAYREAATGESDQGRCRLGVIPQQIRGSVFSHTMHHLCGERNPFCTACADALLRAYREGGSEFLLQCVNSPSFIEEVCGVKALKAKWEAGMDATGWSSDEELAD; encoded by the coding sequence AAACCGCATCTCACCTTCTCGGACCTCCAGCTGTCCATCGACGTTGGGTTCTGGGAGCAACTCCGGCAGCTCAAGCTGACCGAGTGGAGACTGGAGGAGCCGcatgccgccctcgccggcgtTATCCGCGCCAACGTTTCAGACCGCGTATTTTTGTCTCCAGCAAACCTGGTGCACCTGAGCGCTGGCAGCCTGCATCCATCAACGCTTGCCCAGGCTGCAGCGGAAAACGCTGCCGACGTTGTGAGCGTGCAGGTGCAAGGGACGGTGAGGAGCTTCAACTTTGCGGAGGAGCTCAATGCGCTGAATTTGCGGAACGCACTAATTTCCATCGCGGCGAAGACGCTGCTGGGGCCTGCTGTGGCGTTGTATGCCAGCgccgaagaggaggcggatgcgTGGGGCAACATGCCGTTTGCCACTCTTTGCATGTTCACTTACATTGATGCAAAGGCGTACCGCTTTTTTCACTGGGAAGCTTTTCCGTGCACTGCGATCGAGAGCGCTGTGCTAGTTGACCGGCTAGTGCTCGGTGCATCGCCTGCGCTTCCGTTTTCCGCTGAGGCTGCGCAAGCGATGCATCGCCACGGGATAAGCCTGCTCCGTCAGAAACCTGAGCGAGCCTGCAACCCGTTTCTGGCTGTATGCGCCAACGACAGCGTAGAGTTCATTTCTTTCTCGCCAACTGCCTTCGTcactgccactgcagcgaAAGGCGACAGTGTTGTCGTCTGCTTGTTCGACTTTTCCGACGCCGTGGGGAGCGTTAGTCTTCCGGTGCGGAACGTGATCACGTGCCTGCGACTTGCAGTGCCGTCCCTCAACACCCTCCGTCTCTACGCGCTGCGGTCTGGAGGCACGGAGAAAAGTGTATTTGTGAAGCTGGCGTTCGATGCCCTCGAGGAGTCGCTTGTAACTTCTCTCCGAGAGCGGCTGACGGGCGCGTCGTTCGCCGACCTGACGCGCGTGCAGTGGAAGGAGGAGTTTCCCTCTCTAAAGGCCTCAGGGTGGCGCAAGAAGAAGATCGAGAGCCTGGACCTGGGGGCCTTTGTCAACCCCGTCCAGCGGGCTGACAGCGATTCTCGTTTTAACCTCGAATTGATGAAGTGGCGCGTGTTGCCGTCACTGGCGTTAGATCAGATTGCCAGGTGCAAAGCGCTTCTTCTTGGTACTGGCACCCTGGGCTGCAACGTGGCACGAAATCTGCTGATGTGGGGAGTCCGTAACCTCACCTTGGTCGACCGCGGCCGTGTCTCCTTCTCCAACTTGGCGCGCCAGTCGTTGTTCACCTTCGAGGCAGCTAAAGACGGCAAGACTAAGGTggacgcggctgccgaggCAGTTCGCGCCATCATCCCAtctgcggtggtgcgcccGGTGCCTTTGACTATCCACATGCCGGGGCATCGCATCGATGAGGCGAATGCGGATAAGGCGCTCGGCGAAATTCGCCGACTCGAAGAGCTCATCGCCGAAAGTGACGTTGTGTTCCTCCTCACGGACTCGCGCGAGGCTCGCTGGGTGCCGACCATcattgctgctgcgacaGGGACACCTGTCATCAACGTTGCCCTCGGCTTCGACACGTACGTGGTGATGCGTCATGGTGTGCCGGCGCAGACATCCCGCTCCAACGCTGTAGGGGAGGACGACTGCCGTGACACGCTTCACACCCCCTTGGGATGCTACTTTTGCAGCGACATCATAGCACCGACAGACAGCCTCAGCTTCCGTGCGCTGGATGAGCAATGTACGGTTACTCGACCAGCGGTGTCGTCCATTGCGTCGGCAATTGCGGTCGAGCTGTTGGCCGAGTTGTACCAGCACCCCAGTGGCTTTCGGTGCCCAGCCTATCGTGAGGCAGCCACTGGTGAAAGTGATCAGGGGAGGTGCCGCCTCGGGGTCATCCCGCAGCAGatccgcggcagcgtcttCTCACACACCATGCACCACCTGTGTGGTGAGCGGAACCCTTTCTGCACTGCTTGCGCCGACGCGCTTTTGCGTGCGTacagggaaggggggagcgAGTTTCTCCTGCAGTGCGTCAACAGCCCGTCGTTTATAGAGGAGGTCTGTGGGGTAAAGGCGCTGAAGGCAAAGTGGGAGGCGGGGATGGACGCGACCGGCTGGAGCTCTGACGAGGAGTTGGCCGACTAG